A window of Primulina tabacum isolate GXHZ01 chromosome 4, ASM2559414v2, whole genome shotgun sequence contains these coding sequences:
- the LOC142542037 gene encoding uncharacterized protein LOC142542037 — MAGRPPRQNRNPRYANNNCNNNNNANEEGNAPPPQFSLNQADLMAIATIVATTLQGLVNPNANQPPPPPQHGVKFHYESLRKNMCPTFSGAADPEVSQSWLKSMETQLRLLEVPDALKVDVIVPFLEDKASKWWEAVSPAMTAAGPITWRIFRETFLKQYYPAEVRLQKLSEFENFSQAPDMSVVEYTSQFNALGSYAPAIMVDDVLKLHRFKKGLNRRIQSALAVYQPIKFLDLMGATIRAEADIRRREGENRNKRPLNSQPSQGKPMFKRPNQSGGPPSGKFPANNHQGLKPCSTCGFKHSGECRRASGVCFGCGKSGHRIAECPTAANRPAGPNRGTGPNTGAGPSKPKEDKPNARIFAMTQEEADNATEVVSGTILIQSVPAYALFDCGATHSFMSKRFAKKLGRKADKLTEPFRIAPPTNRAVETNEIYRDCKISISDQTFSADLIQLITVDFDVILGMDWLARNSAIVDCKGKRVKLRTPYRGEVVFHGKSKDRKLLLSASQAWKAMKSGEDIYLAMVSEIKEKSELKLEDIPIVREFPDVFPEELSGTVPDREVEFEINLTLRENKLYAKFNKCEFWLRSVSFLGHVISREGVSVDPRKVEAITEWPRPKNAIDIRSFLGLAGYYRKFVEGFSSIAVPLTRLTQKNSKFSWNDDCEKSFQSLKEKLASTPVLILPAENKDFTIYSDASKDGLGCVLMQEGRVIAYASRKLKPHEQDYPTHDLELAAVVFALKIWSYHPGKANKVADALSRKGRGKVTLASLSAQPCLQETVKLNQDRDPVLTKLKEQVRERKTQDHHIDDKGILWMKGRLCVPDSDNLRQEIMAEAHKSKFAVHPGSTKMYRDLKNSF, encoded by the exons atggccggtAGACCACCAAGACAAAATCGCAACCCCCGTTATGCTAACAACAACtgcaacaacaacaacaatgccAACGAAGAAGGCAACGCACCTCCACCTCAGTTCAGCCTTAATCAAGCAGatttgatggctatagccacgatcGTGGCGACAACACTCCAAGGGTTAGTGAACCCGAATGCCAATCaaccaccacctccaccacagCATGGGGTCAAGTTTCATTATGAATCACTGCGCAAGAACATGTGCCCAACTTTCAGTGGCGCTGCCGACCCCGAAGTTAGCCAGAGTTGGCTAAAAAGCATGGAAACTCAGTTGAGACTGTTGGAAGTCCCGGATGCACTAAAAGTGGACGTGATAGTGCCCTTCTTGGAAGACAAGGCATCTAAATGGTGGGAAGCAGTCTCGCCAGCTATGACCGCTGCTGGACCAATCACGTGGCGAATCTTTCGAGAAACATTTCTGAAACAGTACTACCCGGCAGAAGTCAGACTGCAGAAGTTaagtgaatttgaaaatttcagtcAGGCTCCAGACATGTCAGTAGTAGAATATACCTCTCAGTTCAATGCCCTTGGATCATATGCTCCAGCGATTATGGTAGACGATGTTCTGAAATTGCATCGTTTCAAGAAGGGGTTGAATAGAAGGATCCAATCTGCTCTAGCAGTCTACCAACCTATCAAATTTTTAGACCTAATGGGTGCGACTATCCGAGCCGAAGCTGATATTCGTCGAAGAGAAGGGGAAAACAGGAACAAGCGACCCCTTAACAGTCAGCCCTCTCAAGGGAAACCAATGTTCAAGAGGCCCAATCAGTCAGGTGGACCTCCCTCAGGGAAATTCCCCGCCAATAACCATCAAGGACTTAAGCCATGCTCAACATGTGGCTTCAAGCACTCCGGGGAATGCCGAAGGGCCAGCGGTGTATGCTTTGGATGTGGAAAGTCGGGGCACAGAATTGCAGAGTGTCCTACCGCTGCCAACCGACCAGCAGGGCCAAACAGaggaactgggccaaatacgGGAGCAGGCCCTAGTAAACCAAAGGAGGACAAACCCAATGCTAGGATCTTTGCCATGACTCAGGAAGAGGCTGACAACGCAACTGAAGTCGTGTCAGGTACCATTCTAATTCAATCAGTACCTGCCTACGCATTATTTGACTGTGGTGCTACACATTCCTTTATGTCTAAGAGGTTTGCTAAGAAGTTAGGACGTAAGGCTGATAAACTAACTGAACCTTTCCGAATAGCGCCACCTACTAATAGAGCCGTTGAAACGAACGAGATTTACAGAGATTGTAAAATCAGTATTAGTGATCAGACTTTTAGCGCCGATTTGATACAGTTGATCACGGTCGATTTCGACGTAATcttaggaatggattggttagcaagaAACAGTGCAATAGTAGATTGTAAAGGGAAGAGAGTCAAACTCCGAACCCCATATCGGGGAGAAGTCGTGTTCCACGGCAAATCCAAGGACCGGAAGTTGCTGCTCTCCGCGTCTCAAGCTTGGAAGGCCATGAAATCCGGAGAAGACATCTACCTAGCAATGGTCAGTGAAATAAAAGAGAAATCCGAGCTGAAACTGGAGGACATACCTATAGTAAGAGAGTTCCCAGATGTTTTTCCAGAAGAACTCTCGGGGACAGTCCCGGACCGCGAAGTGGAGTTCGAGATCAATCTG ACCTTAAGAGAGAATAAGCTCTATGCTAAGTTCaacaagtgtgaattctggctaagGAGTGTGTCATTTCTGGGACACGTGATTTCTAGAGAAGGAGTGTCAGTGGACCCAAGGAAGGTAGAGGCGATTACTGAGTGGCCGAGACCGAAGAACGCCATTGATATCAGAAGCTTTCTTGGATTGGCAGGTTACTACCGGAAGTTCGTCGAAGGGTTCTCCTCGATAGCCGTGCCACTGACGAGACTCACACAGAAGAATTCTAAATTCAGCTGGAATGACGATTGTGAGAAGAGTTTCCAGTCACTGAAAGAGAAACTCGCATCCACGCCAGTATTGATCCTGCCCGCAGAAAATAAAGATTTCACTATTTACAGTGATGCCTCTAAGGACGGTCTAGGATGCGTACTgatgcaagagggaagagtgATCGCCTACGCATCAAGGAAGTTGAAACCTCACGAACAGGACtaccctacgcatgatctggaactagcAGCGGTTGTCttcgccttaaagatttggag ttaccatccgggtaaagcaAACAAGGTGGCTGATGCGCTAAGTCGGAAGGGCCGTGGCAAGGTAACTCTAGCATCCCTCTCGGCCCAGCCATGTCTGCaggagaccgtcaagttaaaccagGATCGAGACCCGGTACTGACTAAACTTAAGGAGCAGGTCAGAGAAAGGAAGACTCAGGATCATCATATTGATGACAAGGGAATTTTGTGGATGAAAGGAAGGCTGTGTGTGCCTGACAGCGACAACCTTCGCCAAGAGATAATGGCAGAGGCGCACAAGTCAAAATTCGCAGTCCATCCAGGCAGTACGAAAATGTACAGGGACCTCAAGAATAGTTTCTAG
- the LOC142542038 gene encoding uncharacterized protein LOC142542038, whose protein sequence is MSESFNSELRVMRQKPVLTLLEHIRRKLMKRFCERQQNAMTWNSIVPPKVESKLSRNFRESRQLHGFESSEHLFEISDGKWFVVNLNSKTCECGEWQISGVPCEHAIFCINHIRDDPMKYVDNFLTKAAYLRTYESNINAIPDESMWEDENYPKMIVRRKESKRGRPKLKE, encoded by the coding sequence ATGTCTGAGTCATTTAACAGTGAGTTAAGGGTGATGAGACAAAAACCGGTCCTTACATTATTGGAGCATATAAGAAGAAAACTAATGAAAAGATTTTGTGAAAGACAACAAAATGCTATGACTTGGAACTCAATTGTGCCCCCAAAAGTTGAAAGCAAATTAAGCAGAAACTTTCGAGAAAGTAGACAATTGCATGGATTTGAATCATCTGAGCACTTATTTGAAATTAGTGATGGCAAATGGTTTGTTGTGAATTTGAATTCAAAGACTTGTGAATGTGGAGAGTGGCAGATTAGTGGAGTTCCATGCGAGCATGCAATTTTTTGTATCAATCATATAAGAGATGATCCTATGAAATATGTTgataattttttaacaaaagCTGCCTATTTGAGGACATATGAGAGCAATATCAATGCTATTCCTGATGAATCTATGTGGGAGGATGAGAATTATCCTAAGATGATCGTGAGAAGGAAAGAAAGCAAACGTGGTAGGCCAAAGTTAAAAGAATAA
- the LOC142543361 gene encoding putative disease resistance protein RGA4: MADAAVLMLLSRLAPKLEKVVREEARLALNPNDEAQKLSSKLKKIQQVLMDAEQKAIVDPKVRSWLDKLQDISYDIEEVLDKWDLYNLKQESRDASESSHQLHKKVSSFLQSGFYRFKQSVVRHPVARNIHKLNKRRDLISKENEDEFKFIPNLSRETQDFLRIISTSIVDVSKVHGRDDDLKLLIKKLLPERGSVLEDDIHIVSIVGAGGMGKTTLAQLAFNDNTMKDHFGIKIWVCVSHPFDEIKIAKAILEAVDRNSPNLSQFESLLQSIKDSISGKRFLLVLDDVWTEDDTMWKPLHITLMENGAPGSRILVTTRNRKVAEIMGSAQMQLLDPLSDPHCWSILSQIAFDGRQEGDCEMLKEIGREMAQKCKGMPLAAKTLGGLLRFKSSPQEWKNVLKSKVWEMDEVRTNIFPFIALSYNELHPAVKRCFSYCAIFPKDFLINVDDLIRIWMAHGFLTSSGIVGEMELKGREYFEDLAMRSFFQYFEFDASVGDNRVEWCKMHDLVHDFAQSLTNNECLIAQNDVETQNGVWDKNIRHLNLLKFEAKISMDLFSHSQTRKLCSFMCTENEIPLFLFSHLKRVKLLNLNDCKLKDVPMEIGDLIHVRYLNLGRNSIEKLPESICDLYNLQTLNLTNCWSLHGLPQGIQKLVNLRHLLVEGTPSRFEFTQGLEKLVNLQTLDRFGCIRGYDNKLGYLKDLNQLGGSLTITIIFLDDAYDFVSEAKKADLKNKSFIQHLTLESVKRWRGLE, from the coding sequence ATGGCTGATGCTGCTGTTTTGATGTTGTTGAGTCGATTGGCTCCAAAACTCGAGAAGGTAGTCCGGGAAGAAGCTCGCCTGGCGCTCAATCCCAACGACGAGGCTCAAAAGCTATCCTCTAAGTTGAAGAAAATCCAGCAAGTGCTGATGGATGCAGAACAAAAGGCGATCGTGGATCCTAAAGTCAGAAGTTGGCTAGATAAGCTTCAAGATATTTCCTACGACATCGAAGAGGTTTTGGACAAATGGGATCTCTACAATCTCAAACAAGAATCCCGGGATGCTTCTGAGTCATCTCATCAACTGCATAAGAAGGTGAGTTCCTTTCTCCAGTCTGGTTTTTACCGTTTCAAACAAAGTGTTGTGCGTCATCCCGTTGCTCGAAATATTCACAAACTGAATAAGCGACGAGATTTGATTTCTAAAGAAAATGAGGATGAATTCAAATTCATTCCTAATTTGAGCCGGGAGACTCAGGATTTTCTGCGAATTATATCTACGTCAATTGTGGATGTTTCTAAAGTACATGGAAGAGATGATGATCTGAAATTACTGATCAAGAAATTATTGCCTGAGAGGGGTAGTGTGCTAGAAGATGACATCCACATTGTATCCATAGTAGGGGCAGGAGGGATGGGAAAAACCACTCTGGCTCAACTTGCGTTTAATGATAATACGATGAAGGATCACTTTGGAATCAAGATATGGGTATGCGTCTCTCATCCTTTTGATGAGATCAAGATTGCAAAAGCAATCTTGGAAGCCGTAGACCGGAATTCTCCTAATCTGTCTCAGTTTGAATcattgcttcaaagtatcaaggATTCCATCTCAGGAAAAAGATTCCTTCTTGTCTTAGATGATGTTTGGACAGAGGATGACACCATGTGGAAACCACTGCATATCACTTTGATGGAGAATGGTGCCCCTGGGAGTAGAATTTTGGTCACTACAAGAAATAGAAAGGTTGCGGAGATAATGGGAAGCGCTCAAATGCAATTGTTGGATCCGTTATCAGATCCGCATTGCTGGTCAATATTGAGCCAAATTGCctttgatggaaggcaagaagGTGACTGTGAGATGCTTAAAGAAATCGGTCGGGAGATGGCCCAAAAATGCAAGGGTATGCCATTGGCTGCAAAGACTTTAGGAGGTCTTTTGCGTTTCAAAAGTAGTCCTCAAGAGTGGAAAAATGTGTTGAAGAGTAAGGTGTGGGAAATGGATGAAGTAAGGACAAATATTTTCCCTTTCATTGCGTTGAGCTACAACGAGTTACACCCTGCAGTAAAACGTTGTTTCTCTTACTGCGCCATTTTCCCCAAGGATTTCCTCATAAATGTAGATGACTTGATAAGGATTTGGATGGCTCATGGGTTTCTCACCTCAAGTGGCATTGTGGGTGAGATGGAGCTGAAAGGGCGAGAGTATTTTGAGGATTTAGCAATGCGTTCATTCTttcaatattttgaatttgatgCCTCGGTTGGAGATAATCGTGTAGAATGGTGCAAAATGCACGACCTTGTGCACGATTTTGCCCAATCCTTGACCAATAATGAATGTTTAATAGCCCAAAATGATGTCGAAACGCAGAATGGAGTGTGGGACAAAAATATCCGTCATTTAAACTTGCTGAAGTTTGAAGCAAAGATCAGCATGGATCTATTTTCGCATAGCCAAACAAGAAAACTGTGCAGTTTTATGTGCACAGAAAATGAGATTCCTCTGTTCTTATTTAGCCATTTGAAAAGAGTCAAGTTGCTAAATTTAAATGATTGCAAGTTGAAAGACGTTCCTATGGAAATTGGAGATTTAATTCACGTAAGATACTTGAATCTTGGTCGAAATTCGATAGAGAAGCTTCCAGAGTCCATATGTGATTTGTATAATCTGCAAACTTTGAACCTTACGAATTGTTGGTCTCTCCATGGACTTCCTCAAGGAATCCAAAAACTTGTGAACTTGAGGCATCTATTGGTCGAAGGAACTCCATCAAGGTTCGAGTTCACCCAAGGATTGGAGAAACTAGTCAATCTTCAAACACTGGATCGTTTTGGTTGTATCAGAGGATATGACAACAAGCTCGGGTATTTGAAGGACTTGAACCAACTTGGAGGATCTCTAACAATTACAATAATCTTCTTGGATGATGCATATGATTTTGTGTCTGAGGCTAAGAAAGCAGACTTGAAAAATAAGAGCTTTATTCAACACCTGACATTAGAGAGTGTGAAGAGGTGGAGGGGTTTGGAGTAA